A single window of Streptomyces sp. NBC_00464 DNA harbors:
- the gltX gene encoding glutamate--tRNA ligase, translating into MVNGPVRVRFCPSPTGNPHVGLVRTALFNWAFARHHQGTLVFRIEDTDAARDSEESYNQLLDAMRWLGLDWDEGPEVGGPHAPYRQSQRMDIYKDVAEKLLAAGHAYHCYCTTEELDARRDAARAAGKPSGYDGHCRDLSAEQKAAYEAEGRASIVRFRMPDEALTFTDLVRGDITVQPENVPDYGIVRANGAPLYTLVNPVDDALMDITHVLRGEDLLSSTPRQIALYAALIELGIAKQTPEFGHLPYVMGEGNKKLSKRDPQASLNLYRERGFLREGLLNYLSLLGWSIAEDRDIFDIDEMVAAFDITDVNANPARFDLKKCEHVNAEHIRRLDVKTFTEACGPWLKAPFAPWAPEAFDADVFATIAPHAQTRLTVLSEITANVDFLFLDEPATDEASWAKAMKEGSDALLVTARAKLADAEWNAEALKNAILTAGEEHGLKLGKAQAPVRVAVTGRTIGLPLFESLEILGRERTIARIDAALAKLAA; encoded by the coding sequence GTGGTTAACGGACCTGTCCGCGTACGTTTCTGTCCCTCCCCGACCGGTAACCCCCATGTGGGCCTGGTCCGGACAGCTCTCTTCAACTGGGCCTTCGCCCGCCACCACCAGGGCACCCTGGTCTTCCGCATCGAGGACACCGACGCGGCGCGCGACTCCGAGGAGTCGTACAACCAGCTCCTCGACGCGATGCGCTGGCTCGGCCTCGACTGGGACGAGGGCCCCGAGGTCGGCGGCCCGCACGCCCCGTACCGCCAGTCGCAGCGCATGGACATCTACAAGGACGTCGCCGAGAAGCTTCTCGCCGCCGGCCACGCGTACCACTGCTACTGCACCACCGAGGAGCTCGACGCCCGCCGCGACGCCGCCCGCGCCGCCGGCAAGCCGTCCGGCTACGACGGCCACTGCCGCGACCTGAGCGCGGAGCAGAAGGCCGCGTACGAGGCCGAGGGGCGCGCGTCGATCGTCCGCTTCCGGATGCCCGACGAGGCCCTCACCTTCACCGACCTGGTCCGCGGCGACATCACCGTCCAGCCGGAGAACGTGCCGGACTACGGCATCGTCCGCGCCAACGGCGCCCCGCTCTACACGCTGGTCAACCCGGTCGACGACGCGCTGATGGACATCACCCACGTCCTGCGCGGCGAGGACCTGCTCTCCTCCACCCCGCGCCAGATCGCGCTGTACGCGGCGCTCATCGAGCTGGGCATCGCCAAGCAGACCCCTGAGTTCGGCCACCTGCCGTACGTCATGGGCGAGGGCAACAAGAAGCTCTCCAAGCGCGACCCGCAGGCCTCGCTCAACCTCTACCGCGAGCGCGGCTTCCTGCGGGAGGGGCTGCTCAACTACCTCTCGCTGCTCGGCTGGTCGATCGCCGAGGACCGGGACATCTTCGACATCGACGAGATGGTCGCGGCGTTCGACATCACGGACGTCAACGCCAACCCGGCCCGCTTCGACCTCAAGAAGTGCGAGCACGTCAACGCCGAGCACATCCGCCGGCTCGACGTGAAGACCTTCACCGAGGCCTGTGGCCCCTGGCTCAAGGCCCCGTTCGCCCCCTGGGCCCCGGAGGCCTTCGACGCGGACGTGTTCGCGACGATCGCCCCGCACGCCCAGACCCGGCTCACGGTCCTCTCCGAGATCACGGCCAACGTCGACTTCCTCTTCCTCGACGAGCCGGCGACCGACGAGGCGTCCTGGGCCAAGGCGATGAAGGAGGGCTCCGACGCCCTGCTCGTGACGGCCCGCGCCAAGCTGGCCGACGCCGAGTGGAACGCCGAGGCCCTGAAGAACGCCATCCTCACCGCGGGCGAGGAGCACGGCCTGAAGCTCGGCAAGGCGCAGGCCCCGGTCCGCGTCGCCGTCACCGGCCGCACGATCGGCCTGCCGCTCTTCGAGTCCCTGGAGATCCTGGGCCGCGAGCGCACCATCGCCCGCATCGACGCGGCGCTGGCGAAGCTGGCCGCGTAA
- a CDS encoding fumarylacetoacetate hydrolase family protein has product MRIARFSIDGNVAFGAVEGDGPDGLVLDIIKGIPYTEFELSGTKVPLSKVRLLPPVLPNKVVAIGRNYAEHAAELGNEVPDVPVAFFKPTTSVIGSGDAIEYPSFSNEVHHEAELAVVIGRMCREVPRERVKDVIFGYTCANDVTARDAQKREKQWARAKGFDTSCPLGPWVETDLDPSDLAIQATVNGEQRQLGRTSEMIRSIEDLVVHITEAMTLLPGDVILTGTPAGVGPLHVGDEVAVTIEGIGTLTNKVIKRG; this is encoded by the coding sequence GTGCGCATCGCCAGGTTCTCCATCGACGGCAATGTCGCCTTCGGCGCCGTCGAGGGCGACGGGCCCGATGGTCTCGTCCTCGACATCATCAAGGGCATCCCGTACACCGAGTTCGAGCTCTCCGGGACCAAGGTCCCGCTGAGCAAGGTCCGGCTGCTGCCGCCCGTGCTCCCCAACAAGGTCGTGGCCATCGGCCGCAACTACGCGGAGCACGCCGCAGAGCTCGGCAACGAGGTCCCCGACGTCCCCGTCGCCTTCTTCAAGCCCACCACCTCGGTGATCGGCTCCGGCGACGCCATCGAGTACCCCTCCTTCTCCAACGAGGTGCACCACGAGGCCGAGCTGGCCGTGGTCATCGGCCGGATGTGCCGCGAGGTGCCGCGGGAGCGGGTCAAGGACGTCATCTTCGGCTACACCTGCGCCAACGACGTGACCGCCCGCGACGCCCAGAAGCGCGAGAAGCAGTGGGCCCGGGCGAAGGGCTTCGACACCTCCTGCCCGCTCGGCCCCTGGGTGGAGACCGACCTCGACCCCAGCGACCTCGCCATCCAGGCCACGGTCAACGGCGAGCAACGCCAGCTCGGCCGGACGAGCGAAATGATCCGGAGCATCGAGGACCTGGTCGTCCACATCACGGAAGCCATGACGCTGCTCCCGGGCGATGTGATCCTCACCGGGACTCCCGCAGGGGTCGGACCCCTCCATGTCGGCGACGAGGTCGCCGTCACCATCGAAGGCATCGGCACTCTCACCAACAAGGTGATCAAGCGTGGTTAA
- a CDS encoding nitrate- and nitrite sensing domain-containing protein yields the protein MQGRFKRDGSAAAEQEPRGGTDRGSSPQHAQNPGPAAAGDHNDRAQRSGGAAGGASDPVSALKPRGPVNTGSRVALRNWRISTRLVSLLALPVVAATTLGGLRINDSMNDIQQLEHMQLLTKMTKQATSLAQALQEERDRSAGPLSNGVPADDFKVTEPRKKTDRAKKSFLTATSDLGDTTGDEALESIHSSVQQIASQLGSIRDIRKQAYAKDSPSLQTVDAYSQLITSLLSLSQDMAQATSSPEMIKRTRALAAFSSAKEYASVQRAIIAAALPGGNDKEPHLDRNDQQFGLAAQRKEDAARRSFEAIYTTTGKSADELTSTLDEGQPEIKAADTYAKKVLDNANGMSGPGVRRSYMDWYDQDSTKIQAMKQIEETLLSDMEGKARELRDESQREAIISGALILLVLGVSLVGAFVVARSMIRSLRRLQDTATRVAQDRLPELVKQLSEADPQDVDTSVESVGVHSRDEIGKVAAAFDDVHREAVRLAAEQALLRGNVNAMFTNLSRRSQGLIQRQLSLISELESREADPDQLSSLFKLDHLATRMRRNGENLLVLAGEEPGRRWTRPVPLVDVLRAAASEVEQYERIELAAVPATEVAGRVVNDLVHLLAELLENATSFSSPQTKVRVTGHALPDGRVLVEIHDTGIGLSPEDLAAINERLASPPTVDVSVSRRMGLFVVGRLSLRHGIRIQLRPSDSGGTTALVMLPVDVAHGNKQPVPKQAPGQQSAPGGLLAGGNAPRTGLEGAPSAPGGRLPAGPGATRGQVGAGSGPRAALPARDGGRPQNQQGQPGQPGSQQNSGFQSAGLSGTGPQSRQPDASRQEPPRQGGGLSGAFGGGARLGARGDGSGRTDSGQPSLFDQKRPEQNGPGRQAPQPQQPRQNQGGGFQQPGGPGQNDRQLPPVGGPRAELPGGNPQPQRPQTTSWGSNEEPSAPRYSPLDAPRSHEEPESTGQFQRPVNPPPLSRRPPMDSRQGPGSTAEFDRPDFSAPAPQQRPAPQLPDPASTAQFARPDFGQPGQAQAQGQPAPRQRDRDNGDFGAPRPPVAPVPDQDYRPVLPQQSQPEALPPAGPGDGRTPLYDTLETNWFHGPQQGGQQPPAAPQAPGFPQQPAEERPAPAAPRRGAGDANGATSSWRASPNDELVRQAERVKKPAAGGITTSGLPRRVPRANLVPGTAQQQNHQSGPQVSRAPDDVRGRLTNLRRGIQQGRQANNGPSTGSFPLGPTHQQER from the coding sequence GTGCAGGGACGTTTCAAGAGGGATGGCAGCGCTGCGGCGGAACAGGAGCCGCGCGGCGGGACCGACCGCGGTTCCTCGCCCCAGCACGCCCAGAACCCCGGACCGGCCGCGGCCGGCGACCACAACGACCGCGCCCAGCGCTCCGGCGGGGCGGCGGGCGGCGCGTCCGATCCGGTCTCCGCGCTCAAGCCGCGGGGCCCGGTCAACACGGGATCACGAGTAGCTCTTCGCAACTGGCGCATCAGCACGCGTCTGGTCTCCCTGCTCGCCCTCCCCGTGGTCGCAGCGACCACGCTGGGTGGTCTCCGTATCAACGACTCCATGAACGACATCCAGCAGCTGGAGCACATGCAGCTGCTGACGAAGATGACGAAGCAGGCGACCTCACTGGCCCAGGCGCTCCAGGAGGAGCGCGACCGGTCGGCAGGGCCGCTCTCCAACGGGGTCCCGGCCGACGACTTCAAGGTCACGGAGCCGCGGAAGAAGACCGACCGGGCGAAGAAGTCGTTCCTCACCGCGACGAGCGACCTCGGTGACACCACCGGTGACGAGGCCCTGGAGAGCATCCACTCCAGCGTCCAGCAGATCGCCTCGCAGCTCGGTTCCATCCGCGACATCCGCAAGCAGGCGTACGCCAAGGACAGTCCGAGTCTGCAGACCGTCGACGCCTACAGCCAGCTGATCACCTCGCTGCTGAGCCTCTCCCAGGACATGGCGCAGGCGACCAGCAGCCCCGAGATGATCAAGCGGACCCGCGCCCTGGCGGCCTTCTCCTCCGCCAAGGAGTACGCGTCGGTCCAGCGCGCGATCATCGCTGCCGCGCTGCCGGGCGGCAACGACAAGGAACCGCACCTCGACCGCAACGACCAGCAGTTCGGTCTGGCGGCCCAGCGCAAGGAGGACGCGGCCCGCCGCTCCTTCGAGGCCATCTACACGACCACGGGCAAGAGCGCCGACGAGCTGACCTCCACGCTCGACGAGGGCCAGCCCGAGATCAAGGCCGCCGACACCTACGCCAAGAAGGTGCTCGACAACGCCAACGGCATGAGCGGCCCGGGTGTGCGCCGTTCGTACATGGACTGGTACGACCAGGACTCCACCAAGATCCAGGCCATGAAGCAGATCGAGGAGACGCTTCTCAGCGACATGGAGGGCAAGGCGCGCGAGCTGCGCGACGAGTCCCAGCGCGAAGCGATCATCTCCGGTGCGCTCATCCTGCTCGTGCTCGGTGTCTCGCTGGTCGGCGCCTTCGTCGTCGCCCGGTCCATGATCCGCTCGCTGCGCCGGCTGCAGGACACCGCGACGCGCGTCGCCCAGGACCGGCTGCCCGAGCTCGTCAAGCAGCTCTCCGAGGCCGACCCGCAGGACGTCGACACCTCGGTCGAGTCGGTCGGTGTGCACTCCCGGGACGAGATCGGCAAGGTGGCCGCGGCCTTCGACGACGTGCACCGCGAGGCCGTCCGCCTCGCCGCCGAGCAGGCCCTCCTCCGGGGCAACGTCAACGCGATGTTCACCAACCTCTCGCGCCGTTCGCAGGGCCTCATCCAGCGTCAGCTCTCGCTCATCTCCGAGCTGGAGTCGCGCGAGGCCGACCCGGACCAGCTGTCCTCCCTCTTCAAGCTCGACCACCTCGCGACCCGTATGCGCCGTAACGGTGAGAACCTCCTCGTCCTCGCGGGCGAGGAGCCGGGCCGCCGGTGGACCCGCCCCGTGCCCCTGGTCGACGTGCTCCGTGCCGCCGCCTCCGAGGTGGAGCAGTACGAGCGCATCGAACTGGCCGCGGTGCCCGCCACCGAGGTCGCCGGCCGGGTCGTCAACGACCTCGTGCACCTCCTCGCCGAGCTGCTGGAGAACGCCACGTCGTTCTCCTCGCCGCAGACGAAGGTCCGGGTCACCGGCCACGCGCTGCCCGACGGCCGGGTGCTCGTCGAGATCCACGACACGGGTATCGGCCTCTCCCCCGAGGACCTCGCGGCGATCAACGAGCGGCTCGCCTCGCCGCCCACCGTGGACGTCTCGGTCTCCCGCCGCATGGGTCTGTTCGTGGTCGGCCGGCTGTCGCTGCGTCACGGCATCCGCATCCAGCTGCGGCCCTCCGACTCCGGTGGTACGACCGCGCTGGTCATGCTTCCGGTCGACGTCGCGCACGGCAACAAGCAGCCGGTTCCGAAGCAGGCCCCGGGCCAGCAGTCCGCCCCCGGCGGGCTTCTCGCCGGCGGCAACGCGCCCCGTACCGGTCTCGAAGGTGCTCCGTCGGCCCCGGGCGGGCGGCTGCCCGCCGGTCCCGGTGCCACGCGTGGCCAGGTCGGCGCGGGCTCCGGCCCGCGGGCGGCCCTGCCGGCCCGCGACGGCGGCCGTCCCCAGAACCAGCAGGGTCAGCCGGGCCAGCCCGGCAGCCAGCAGAACTCCGGCTTCCAGAGCGCCGGGCTCTCCGGCACCGGTCCGCAGAGCCGGCAGCCGGACGCCTCGCGCCAGGAGCCGCCGCGTCAGGGCGGCGGGCTCTCCGGTGCCTTCGGCGGCGGTGCCCGCCTCGGCGCCCGCGGCGACGGCTCCGGCCGTACGGACTCGGGTCAGCCCAGTCTGTTCGACCAGAAGCGTCCGGAGCAGAACGGTCCCGGCCGTCAGGCCCCGCAGCCTCAGCAGCCCCGGCAGAATCAGGGCGGCGGCTTCCAGCAGCCCGGCGGGCCCGGTCAGAACGACCGCCAGCTGCCTCCGGTCGGCGGCCCCCGTGCGGAGCTGCCGGGTGGCAACCCCCAGCCGCAGCGTCCTCAGACCACCAGCTGGGGCAGCAACGAGGAGCCGTCCGCGCCGCGGTACTCCCCGCTCGACGCGCCCCGCAGTCACGAGGAGCCCGAGTCCACCGGCCAGTTCCAGCGGCCCGTGAACCCGCCGCCGCTCAGCCGGCGTCCCCCGATGGACAGCCGCCAGGGTCCCGGCTCGACCGCCGAGTTCGACCGTCCCGACTTCTCGGCACCGGCACCGCAGCAGCGGCCCGCGCCGCAGCTGCCCGACCCGGCGAGCACCGCGCAGTTCGCCCGCCCGGACTTCGGCCAGCCCGGACAGGCCCAGGCCCAGGGTCAGCCCGCGCCGCGCCAGCGTGACCGTGACAACGGGGACTTCGGTGCCCCGCGTCCGCCCGTCGCGCCGGTTCCGGACCAGGATTACCGGCCGGTCCTGCCGCAGCAGTCGCAGCCCGAGGCGCTGCCGCCGGCCGGTCCCGGCGACGGCCGTACCCCGCTGTACGACACGCTGGAGACGAACTGGTTCCACGGTCCGCAGCAGGGTGGCCAGCAGCCGCCCGCCGCGCCGCAGGCACCCGGTTTCCCCCAGCAGCCCGCCGAGGAGCGTCCCGCTCCCGCCGCACCGCGCCGCGGGGCCGGCGACGCCAACGGCGCCACAAGCTCCTGGCGCGCCTCGCCGAACGACGAACTCGTCCGGCAGGCGGAGCGGGTGAAGAAGCCCGCAGCAGGCGGAATTACCACGTCCGGTCTGCCCCGCCGGGTCCCGCGTGCCAATCTGGTGCCGGGTACCGCCCAGCAGCAGAACCATCAGTCCGGTCCCCAGGTGTCGCGTGCGCCCGATGATGTGCGCGGGCGACTGACCAATCTTCGCCGGGGCATCCAGCAGGGGCGTCAGGCCAACAACGGCCCGTCGACCGGCAGTTTCCCACTCGGCCCCACTCACCAGCAGGAGCGTTAG
- a CDS encoding roadblock/LC7 domain-containing protein — MSQAAQNLNWLITNFVDNTPGVSHTVVVSADGLLLAMSEGFPRDRADQLAAVASGLTSLTAGASRIFEGGAVSQTVVEMERGFLFLMSISDGSSLAVLAHPDADIGLVGYEMALLVDRAGTVLTPDLRAELQGSLLH; from the coding sequence ATGAGTCAGGCCGCGCAGAATCTGAACTGGTTGATCACCAACTTCGTGGACAACACCCCAGGGGTGTCCCACACGGTGGTGGTCTCCGCAGACGGCCTGCTGCTGGCGATGTCCGAAGGTTTCCCGCGCGACCGCGCCGACCAGTTGGCGGCTGTCGCCTCCGGTCTGACCTCGCTGACGGCGGGTGCCTCCCGGATCTTCGAGGGCGGCGCCGTCAGCCAGACCGTGGTGGAGATGGAGCGCGGATTCCTCTTCCTGATGTCCATCTCGGACGGCTCCTCACTGGCCGTGCTGGCACATCCGGACGCCGACATCGGTCTGGTCGGCTACGAAATGGCTCTGCTGGTGGACCGGGCGGGCACTGTCCTGACCCCGGACCTCCGTGCCGAGCTCCAGGGCAGCCTGCTCCACTAG
- a CDS encoding DUF742 domain-containing protein — protein MTPPPASPDPYGALNHASYEGEGDQPLVRPYAMTGGRTRPRYQLAIEALVSTTADPAHLGTLLPEHQRICHLCREVKSVAEVSALLSMPLGVARILVADLAEAGMVAIHQPGNGEAGGAPDVTLLERVLSGLRKL, from the coding sequence ATGACCCCGCCCCCCGCCTCACCCGATCCGTACGGCGCGTTGAACCACGCGTCGTACGAAGGTGAGGGCGACCAGCCGCTGGTTCGTCCGTACGCCATGACCGGCGGACGGACCCGACCGCGCTACCAGCTAGCGATAGAGGCGCTGGTCAGCACCACGGCCGACCCGGCGCACCTGGGGACACTGCTCCCCGAGCACCAGCGGATCTGCCACCTGTGCCGCGAGGTCAAGTCGGTGGCCGAGGTGTCGGCCCTGCTGTCGATGCCGCTCGGCGTGGCCCGGATTCTCGTCGCGGACCTGGCGGAAGCCGGCATGGTGGCCATCCACCAGCCGGGCAACGGAGAGGCCGGCGGCGCGCCGGATGTGACACTGCTCGAAAGGGTGCTCAGTGGACTTCGCAAGCTCTAG
- a CDS encoding GTP-binding protein, protein MDFASSSGGAARATTSAKIVVAGGFGVGKTTFVGAVSEINPLRTEAVMTSASAGIDDLTHTGGKTTTTVAMDFGRITLDQDLILYLFGTPGQDRFWFMWDDLVRGAIGAVVLVDTRRLADCFPAVDYFENSGLPFVIALNGFDGHQPYTPDEVREALQIGPDTPIITTDARHRGDAKSGLITLVEHALMARLK, encoded by the coding sequence GTGGACTTCGCAAGCTCTAGTGGCGGTGCAGCCCGGGCCACCACCTCGGCGAAGATCGTGGTGGCGGGCGGATTCGGCGTGGGTAAGACCACGTTTGTCGGTGCCGTTTCGGAGATCAATCCGCTGCGCACCGAAGCCGTGATGACGTCCGCCTCGGCGGGCATCGACGACCTGACACACACCGGAGGCAAGACCACCACGACGGTGGCCATGGACTTCGGCCGCATCACCCTGGACCAGGACCTGATCCTGTACCTCTTCGGTACGCCCGGACAGGACCGCTTCTGGTTCATGTGGGACGACCTCGTACGCGGCGCCATCGGCGCCGTCGTCCTCGTCGACACCCGCCGCCTCGCCGACTGCTTCCCCGCCGTCGACTACTTCGAGAACAGCGGCCTCCCCTTCGTCATCGCCCTCAACGGCTTCGACGGACACCAGCCCTACACCCCCGACGAAGTCCGCGAAGCCCTCCAGATCGGACCCGACACCCCGATCATCACGACCGACGCGCGGCATCGCGGTGATGCCAAGAGCGGTCTGATCACGCTGGTCGAGCACGCTTTGATGGCGCGGCTCAAGTAG
- a CDS encoding sensor histidine kinase, whose product MRRNNEGATAQTERGNFTPPPRTVAPSADVSDGIPAGGSTSRLSPRNWRVPTRLNAILLIPVLVGLIMGGFQVKGSVDTWQEAQDAEKTALIVRAAAEYGQALLNERDLTAQPLLSNKRDSEIVTQAQATTDAAAQKFDTAVKDKPGKQGLERRLKLFKLEEPKLPGLRKAAYTAAMDPVKTEEGYTQVQHSLMEFCNELGLGTGNITSYGRTVYAIELAKAAESLQRSIGMHLLVRPSQESAKFNDQVKAFGSYNYLEQIALGEFVSGGTEADAARLKTVMAGKAAEGAAELKSAKEKADAAGVPFVTPPTVDGSVYDGMAQEIGLGKNPKELKAKGITPETWMAAATAKFDGYTTVEDELVDKAVTEAAEISSSARTDAIVNAAIVVIALLAAFILAGLMARQMSRSMRRLRTAAFSIAEQRLPSLVDQLSRTDPGRVDTRVQPIPINSQDEIGEVARAFDQVHREAVRLAAEQAMLRGNVNAIFTNLSRRNQSLIEGQLTLITDLENNEADPDQLESLFRLDHLATRMRRNGENLLVLAGEEPGRRWNQPVPLVDVLRAASSEVESYERIELSGVPETEIHGQSVTDLVHLLAELLENATTFSSPQTKVRVTATRLPDSRVMIEIHDKGIGLTAEDFADINHKLANPPTVDAAVSQRMGLFVVGRLSDRHGIRVQLRPSGEQAGTTSLVMLPDAITHGGGGDGAPAQDDFTVSSIIPQQQAFDAPPLQPQLRTAAELGFDDSRYEEPSADSAQLDPVGRSLMREERRAALEAQTGNERPPFPQQQEPQRQYSEAAYGEAPYAADPYAQEPQAGGQQEQQYEQPSYEGAYDPYRGDNGFAEQPGYQAQAGYQETAYPAPQAPQPAYDAQYAAQPQQEEWADQSTYQGAYEPVAQAEPESVASTPAPSAERVGFDRSGPVPNSGHELTNAGLPRRGGQQHWQPTGRGNDQPAATQQPQQEQHEEPPQQPSPAQADGAGPEDWRSANDERWERAEKLKEPKAGGVTPSGLPRRVPKANLVEGTAEQTQQGGPQVSRAPEDVRGRLSNLRRGVLRGRNAGSDTSNTYNQER is encoded by the coding sequence GTGAGGCGTAACAACGAGGGCGCAACGGCGCAGACGGAGCGGGGCAACTTCACCCCTCCGCCACGCACCGTGGCGCCGTCCGCCGATGTGTCCGATGGGATACCGGCCGGTGGCAGCACCAGCCGGCTGTCCCCGCGCAACTGGCGGGTGCCCACCCGACTGAACGCGATCCTCCTGATCCCGGTGCTGGTCGGCCTGATCATGGGCGGCTTCCAGGTGAAGGGTTCGGTCGACACCTGGCAGGAGGCCCAGGACGCCGAGAAGACCGCGCTGATCGTGCGCGCGGCCGCCGAGTACGGACAGGCCCTGCTCAACGAGCGTGACCTCACCGCTCAGCCGTTGCTCTCCAACAAGCGCGATTCCGAGATCGTCACCCAGGCCCAGGCCACCACGGACGCAGCCGCGCAGAAGTTCGACACGGCCGTGAAGGACAAGCCGGGCAAGCAGGGTCTGGAGCGCCGCCTCAAGCTGTTCAAACTGGAGGAGCCCAAGCTCCCGGGCCTGCGCAAGGCCGCGTACACCGCCGCCATGGACCCGGTGAAGACCGAAGAGGGATACACCCAGGTCCAGCACTCCCTCATGGAGTTCTGCAACGAGCTCGGCCTCGGCACCGGGAACATCACCAGCTACGGCCGCACCGTGTACGCAATCGAGCTGGCCAAGGCTGCAGAATCGCTTCAGCGCTCCATCGGAATGCACCTTCTGGTGCGGCCCAGCCAGGAGAGCGCCAAGTTCAACGACCAGGTCAAGGCCTTCGGCTCGTACAACTACCTGGAGCAGATCGCCCTCGGTGAGTTCGTCTCCGGTGGTACGGAGGCCGACGCCGCCCGGCTGAAGACGGTCATGGCCGGCAAGGCCGCCGAGGGCGCCGCCGAGCTCAAGTCCGCGAAGGAGAAGGCCGACGCGGCGGGCGTGCCGTTCGTGACCCCGCCCACCGTCGACGGCTCGGTCTACGACGGCATGGCCCAGGAGATCGGCCTGGGCAAGAATCCCAAGGAGCTCAAGGCGAAGGGGATCACCCCCGAGACCTGGATGGCCGCGGCCACCGCGAAGTTCGACGGCTACACCACGGTCGAGGACGAGCTCGTCGACAAGGCGGTGACCGAGGCCGCCGAGATCTCGTCCAGCGCCCGGACCGACGCCATCGTCAACGCCGCGATCGTGGTCATCGCCCTGCTGGCCGCCTTCATCCTGGCCGGGCTCATGGCCCGGCAGATGAGCCGCTCGATGCGCCGGCTGCGTACGGCCGCCTTCTCCATCGCCGAGCAGCGGCTGCCCTCGCTCGTCGACCAGCTGTCCCGGACCGATCCGGGCCGGGTGGACACCCGGGTCCAGCCGATCCCGATCAACAGCCAGGACGAGATCGGTGAGGTCGCCCGCGCCTTCGACCAGGTGCACCGCGAGGCGGTCCGGCTGGCGGCCGAACAGGCCATGCTGCGGGGCAACGTCAACGCGATCTTCACCAACCTCTCGCGCCGCAACCAGTCGCTCATCGAGGGCCAGCTGACCCTCATCACCGACCTGGAGAACAACGAGGCCGACCCGGACCAGCTGGAGAGCCTCTTCCGGCTGGACCACCTGGCGACCCGCATGCGGCGCAACGGCGAGAACCTCCTCGTCCTCGCCGGCGAGGAGCCCGGCCGCCGCTGGAACCAGCCGGTCCCCCTGGTGGACGTCCTGCGGGCCGCCTCCTCCGAGGTGGAGTCCTACGAGCGCATCGAGCTCTCCGGCGTGCCGGAGACCGAGATCCACGGCCAGTCCGTCACCGACCTCGTGCACCTGCTGGCCGAGCTGCTGGAGAACGCCACCACGTTCTCCTCGCCGCAGACCAAGGTGCGGGTCACCGCGACCCGGCTGCCCGACAGCCGCGTGATGATCGAGATCCACGACAAGGGCATCGGCCTCACCGCCGAGGACTTCGCCGACATCAACCACAAGCTGGCCAACCCGCCGACGGTGGACGCCGCGGTCTCCCAGCGCATGGGCCTGTTCGTGGTCGGCCGCCTCTCCGACCGGCACGGCATCCGGGTCCAGCTGCGCCCCTCGGGCGAGCAGGCCGGCACCACCTCGCTGGTCATGCTGCCGGACGCGATCACCCACGGTGGCGGCGGCGACGGCGCCCCCGCGCAGGACGACTTCACGGTCTCCTCGATCATTCCGCAGCAGCAGGCCTTCGATGCGCCGCCGCTCCAGCCCCAGCTGCGTACGGCGGCGGAGCTCGGCTTCGACGACTCGCGTTACGAGGAGCCCTCCGCGGACTCCGCGCAGCTCGACCCGGTGGGCCGCTCGCTCATGCGGGAGGAGCGCCGCGCGGCGCTGGAGGCGCAGACCGGCAACGAGCGCCCGCCGTTCCCGCAGCAGCAGGAGCCGCAGCGGCAGTACTCCGAGGCCGCGTACGGCGAGGCGCCCTACGCCGCGGACCCGTACGCCCAGGAACCGCAGGCGGGCGGGCAGCAGGAGCAGCAGTACGAGCAGCCCTCGTACGAAGGCGCCTACGACCCGTACCGGGGTGACAACGGCTTTGCCGAGCAGCCCGGTTACCAGGCTCAGGCCGGCTACCAGGAGACGGCCTATCCGGCTCCGCAGGCGCCGCAGCCCGCCTACGACGCGCAGTACGCCGCCCAGCCCCAGCAGGAGGAGTGGGCTGATCAGAGCACGTACCAGGGTGCGTACGAGCCGGTCGCGCAGGCCGAGCCGGAATCTGTTGCGAGCACTCCCGCGCCCTCGGCGGAACGCGTAGGCTTCGACCGTTCGGGACCCGTCCCGAACTCCGGCCACGAGCTGACCAATGCCGGTCTGCCGCGCCGCGGCGGCCAGCAGCACTGGCAGCCCACCGGTCGTGGCAACGACCAGCCCGCCGCCACGCAGCAGCCGCAGCAGGAGCAGCACGAGGAACCGCCGCAGCAGCCGTCGCCCGCACAGGCGGACGGGGCCGGTCCCGAGGACTGGCGCTCGGCGAACGACGAGCGCTGGGAGCGGGCGGAGAAGCTCAAGGAGCCGAAGGCGGGCGGGGTCACCCCGTCCGGTCTTCCCCGGCGCGTGCCCAAGGCCAATCTGGTCGAGGGCACGGCCGAACAGACTCAGCAGGGCGGCCCCCAGGTCTCCCGCGCCCCGGAGGACGTGCGTGGCAGGTTGAGCAACCTGCGCCGTGGCGTGCTGCGGGGACGTAACGCGGGTTCGGACACCAGTAATACCTACAACCAGGAGCGTTAG